One Candidatus Eisenbacteria bacterium genomic window carries:
- a CDS encoding M23 family metallopeptidase, translated as MEEIKEIPAPAFGNDEYSILITPPGTGRIYKLQIKPWQLRLGVVVGILFLSVVLIGAAFYGKILIQARTTAGLQAEVELLHTQLAQLEILQIEVQKLERFRKDVLELTGISEPRIQADEEGWEKDSEGIEESSDSRSNRVNRMEMADALRGEDVAGQAQRIYPEQLKLVRSLIFQRPCPGPISRGFSIGASGGEIHSAVDLAGSVGTGIAAAGPGVVIRTEKDDVFGLVVVLGHGGDIQTLYGHNSKILVSQGERVEAGQLIAEMGNTGLSSAPHLHFEIRLKDQPIDPAEIITSLRPERLK; from the coding sequence ATGGAAGAAATAAAGGAAATTCCCGCCCCGGCGTTCGGGAACGATGAGTATTCCATCCTCATCACACCCCCAGGGACGGGACGAATCTACAAGTTGCAGATTAAGCCCTGGCAACTCCGCCTCGGAGTGGTGGTTGGAATCTTATTCCTATCGGTTGTACTGATCGGCGCGGCTTTCTATGGAAAAATCCTCATACAGGCCCGCACAACCGCTGGTTTGCAGGCCGAGGTGGAGTTGCTTCATACTCAACTGGCCCAACTCGAGATACTCCAAATAGAGGTCCAGAAGCTGGAAAGATTTCGGAAAGACGTCTTGGAATTGACGGGTATTTCAGAGCCCCGAATCCAGGCAGATGAGGAGGGTTGGGAAAAGGACAGCGAGGGTATAGAAGAAAGCTCAGACAGCAGGAGCAACCGAGTCAACCGGATGGAGATGGCTGATGCCCTGCGGGGAGAAGATGTTGCGGGCCAGGCGCAACGGATTTATCCAGAACAGCTTAAGCTGGTTAGGAGTCTTATATTCCAGCGACCCTGCCCCGGGCCCATTTCGAGGGGCTTTTCGATCGGAGCTTCTGGCGGAGAGATTCACTCTGCCGTTGATCTTGCAGGAAGCGTAGGGACTGGGATTGCCGCCGCCGGGCCGGGCGTTGTGATCCGAACCGAAAAGGATGATGTCTTTGGTCTCGTTGTCGTTTTGGGACATGGAGGGGATATTCAAACCCTCTATGGACACAATTCAAAGATTTTAGTGTCCCAGGGTGAGCGAGTTGAGGCAGGGCAACTCATAGCAGAGATGGGGAATACCGGGCTTAGCTCGGCGCCCCATCTCCATTTTGAAATCCGATTGAAAGATCAACCCATAGATCCAGCGGAGATTATTACATCTCTTCGACCGGAAAGACTAAAATAG
- a CDS encoding ParB/RepB/Spo0J family partition protein: MSRKALGRGLKALIPDSPAERPTLVEDSATRLSISELKPNPFQPRREWSDAELQNLAESLKIHGLLEPILARPASGQYEIIAGERRVRAAQLLGWTHIEARIRSVSDEEALQLALVENLQRKDLNPMEEARGYRALAEQFSWTHDRVANEVGKSRTAISNSLRLLKLPESVKEYVSRETLSEGHARTLLGLPNPAMQERLAGDCVSKGLSVRQLEKMVRQLAKRLESRGRKGRSTPGREEIQALQHAMTQAMSMDISISGNRNRGAVRIRYGSREELEGLIARLGIVIH, translated from the coding sequence ATGAGTCGCAAGGCGTTGGGGCGTGGTCTGAAAGCGCTCATACCGGACTCCCCGGCTGAGAGGCCAACCCTCGTTGAGGATTCGGCAACGAGGCTCTCGATTAGCGAGCTAAAACCTAATCCATTTCAGCCCCGGCGCGAATGGTCCGATGCGGAGCTCCAAAACCTCGCCGAATCGCTGAAGATTCATGGGCTCCTCGAACCCATTCTTGCCCGACCCGCCTCTGGTCAATATGAGATTATCGCGGGCGAGCGCCGAGTGCGGGCCGCCCAGCTTCTGGGATGGACTCATATTGAAGCCCGCATTCGGAGCGTTTCAGATGAAGAGGCTCTTCAATTGGCGCTGGTCGAGAACCTTCAACGCAAAGATCTCAATCCGATGGAAGAAGCACGTGGCTACCGAGCGTTGGCGGAACAATTCTCCTGGACACACGACAGGGTTGCAAATGAGGTCGGAAAGAGCCGAACAGCCATCTCAAATTCATTGAGACTTCTTAAATTACCAGAGTCCGTCAAGGAATATGTTTCACGTGAAACACTCTCGGAGGGCCATGCTCGAACGTTACTTGGGCTTCCGAATCCGGCTATGCAAGAGCGCCTGGCGGGGGACTGCGTCTCAAAGGGTCTATCTGTGAGACAACTTGAGAAAATGGTCCGCCAATTGGCTAAAAGGCTCGAAAGCCGCGGCCGAAAGGGGCGAAGCACGCCAGGGAGAGAAGAAATCCAGGCCCTGCAACATGCTATGACGCAAGCGATGAGCATGGATATTTCTATCAGTGGAAATCGAAACCGAGGTGCTGTAAGGATTCGATATGGGTCAAGGGAGGAGCTGGAGGGATTGATTGCCAGGCTTGGTATTGTCATTCATTGA
- a CDS encoding AAA family ATPase, producing the protein MDSARETSSDDSTGQDQWESGNSVLPEIQPAPPRTACRVLSIANQKGGVGKTTTAINLSASLAMAGRRILVLDMDPQSNATSALGQKVDHTTRTIYDVLLGEATLREAILTTDALGIRIVPSSPQFAGAEVELVSVENREFLLKEQLDGLKSEYDYVIIDCPPSLGLLTVNALSASDGVIVPIQCEYLALEGLSHLLETLQAVRKSLNPKLRVEGLLLTMYDGRLSLSQQVANDARTYFGSRVYRTMIPRNVRLGEAPSFGKPVILYDRACAGSMSYVNLAKEIMENESQGVGAWSESAHTGLPG; encoded by the coding sequence ATGGATTCAGCGAGGGAGACATCATCAGATGATTCGACGGGACAAGACCAGTGGGAAAGCGGGAACTCGGTTCTGCCGGAAATACAGCCCGCCCCACCCAGGACCGCCTGCAGGGTTTTATCTATTGCAAACCAAAAGGGTGGCGTCGGCAAGACGACGACAGCCATAAACCTAAGCGCTTCATTGGCTATGGCTGGCAGGCGCATTCTTGTTCTCGATATGGATCCCCAGTCGAACGCGACCTCCGCCTTGGGGCAAAAGGTGGATCATACAACCCGCACAATCTATGATGTGCTGCTGGGTGAGGCGACGCTCCGAGAAGCGATCCTGACAACCGATGCGCTGGGAATACGAATCGTACCCTCTTCCCCGCAATTCGCCGGGGCCGAAGTGGAACTCGTGTCGGTGGAGAATCGCGAGTTCCTGCTCAAGGAGCAGCTTGATGGTCTGAAATCTGAGTACGATTACGTAATTATCGACTGTCCTCCCTCTCTCGGGTTGCTCACCGTCAATGCCCTCTCTGCCTCAGATGGCGTGATCGTTCCTATCCAGTGCGAATATCTGGCGCTAGAGGGGCTTTCTCATTTACTTGAAACACTTCAAGCGGTTAGGAAGTCATTGAACCCCAAGCTACGGGTAGAGGGGCTCCTTTTGACGATGTATGACGGCCGATTGTCGCTCTCTCAGCAGGTGGCGAATGATGCGCGGACCTACTTTGGATCACGTGTCTATCGAACCATGATTCCGAGGAATGTGAGGCTTGGTGAGGCGCCCAGCTTTGGGAAACCCGTTATTCTATATGATCGGGCATGCGCCGGATCAATGAGCTATGTAAATTTGGCAAAGGAGATTATGGAGAATGAGTCGCAAGGCGTTGGGGCGTGGTCTGAAAGCGCTCATACCGGACTCCCCGGCTGA
- a CDS encoding polymer-forming cytoskeletal protein, with translation MIPQGITINGNMEGAGHLIINGTVRGNVNIKGRLEIGVQGSVDGDLRAEELLVVGAVKGNIYCSSKLLLRSGCRVTGNLLCAGLIMEEGAWLKGRCQMGRQNQTPISAPGATSGKSSNQVLGQASGKVSPQSHQNAGPAGPQEQVPMKSGVLGSTSSESTPSSSQSSRP, from the coding sequence ATGATTCCCCAAGGAATTACGATAAATGGAAATATGGAAGGTGCGGGCCACCTGATTATTAACGGAACTGTCCGTGGAAACGTTAACATCAAGGGGCGACTTGAAATAGGAGTCCAGGGCAGTGTTGACGGCGATTTAAGGGCCGAAGAACTTCTTGTCGTGGGCGCCGTTAAAGGAAATATCTACTGCTCCAGCAAGCTGTTACTCCGAAGCGGCTGTCGTGTGACCGGAAATCTACTTTGTGCGGGCCTCATTATGGAGGAGGGGGCCTGGTTGAAGGGGCGCTGTCAAATGGGTCGTCAAAACCAAACCCCCATCTCGGCGCCGGGAGCAACGTCTGGGAAGAGCTCCAATCAGGTACTTGGCCAAGCATCAGGTAAGGTTTCACCCCAATCACATCAAAACGCCGGCCCGGCAGGACCACAGGAACAGGTTCCAATGAAGAGCGGCGTCCTCGGATCAACGTCGTCAGAGAGC